One Chlamydiota bacterium DNA window includes the following coding sequences:
- a CDS encoding type II secretion system protein, producing MIKSSAFRRFISFKSSQFHFFYSTNKKSIGGFTAIEALCTVAIILITASMLLAGIQGARTRGFQGKCLSNVRNITDAVMQYALDYEQYPTQLSQVKSYDRDAGQDMYSGMAYANTFNGTSSGSGSGSGSGSGSTAGSQPPIMQSYYDQQLQILNCPLVSSGTSYGINDVIRGANLSSITNPSMVVALVESNVSIVMKASDVVPRHQNQALTGFVDGHVESFRQGEFSDYTVNNSPSGVYVTAE from the coding sequence ATGATAAAATCTTCCGCATTTCGGCGTTTTATATCTTTCAAATCATCTCAATTTCATTTCTTCTACAGTACCAATAAAAAAAGCATCGGCGGTTTTACGGCGATTGAAGCCCTTTGCACAGTCGCGATTATTCTGATCACGGCCTCCATGCTTTTAGCAGGGATTCAGGGAGCCCGTACAAGAGGTTTTCAAGGAAAATGCTTGAGCAACGTCAGGAATATTACCGATGCCGTGATGCAGTATGCCCTTGATTACGAGCAATATCCAACTCAGTTGTCTCAGGTAAAATCTTATGACCGTGATGCTGGTCAGGATATGTATTCAGGGATGGCCTATGCTAATACTTTTAACGGCACAAGTTCAGGATCTGGATCTGGATCAGGTTCAGGCTCCGGATCAACGGCTGGTTCACAACCTCCGATCATGCAAAGTTATTATGACCAGCAGCTGCAAATTTTAAATTGCCCGTTGGTTAGTTCAGGAACGTCTTATGGCATTAACGATGTGATTAGGGGAGCGAATTTAAGCAGCATCACCAATCCTTCCATGGTCGTTGCTCTTGTTGAAAGTAATGTGTCAATTGTGATGAAGGCTAGTGATGTTGTCCCTCGCCATCAAAATCAGGCTTTAACGGGATTTGTCGATGGGCATGTAGAAAGTTTTAGGCAAGGTGAATTTAGTGATTATACCGTTAACAATTCTCCTTCAGGGGTGTATGTGACTGCGGAATGA
- a CDS encoding CIA30 family protein, with amino-acid sequence MNRVNRVLFLLCGMLFGMVSFGFTDELVIQNFDSDVRTDQVCRNFGAWNKDPDDESQGCVESLDAQARVGDQGMSLRLDYDVDSPNPAYNGFWLQMRDLDFSKYKYLNFDVKGDKDKGFSKVVKFELKNGQQVGRYLYTEMTDEWKHAKIPFSSFKGLKDWTKMTEFVIVFDDLNSKPKVGTMNVDNIVVTTD; translated from the coding sequence ATGAATAGGGTAAATCGTGTCCTTTTTCTTCTTTGTGGAATGTTATTTGGCATGGTTTCATTTGGTTTTACGGATGAGCTTGTGATTCAAAATTTTGATTCTGATGTGAGAACGGATCAAGTTTGTAGGAATTTTGGAGCTTGGAATAAAGATCCTGATGATGAATCTCAAGGGTGTGTAGAAAGTTTGGATGCTCAAGCAAGGGTTGGAGATCAAGGAATGAGTCTGAGGTTGGACTATGATGTGGATTCTCCTAATCCTGCTTATAATGGTTTTTGGTTGCAAATGAGGGATTTAGATTTTTCAAAGTATAAGTATTTAAATTTTGATGTTAAGGGTGATAAAGACAAAGGTTTTTCCAAGGTTGTAAAATTTGAACTTAAGAATGGTCAACAAGTGGGTCGTTACCTTTACACTGAAATGACGGATGAGTGGAAACATGCCAAGATTCCGTTCTCGAGTTTTAAGGGGCTTAAGGACTGGACTAAAATGACAGAATTTGTCATTGTTTTTGATGATTTGAATTCAAAACCTAAAGTTGGAACTATGAACGTAGATAATATTGTAGTGACAACAGATTAA
- a CDS encoding tetratricopeptide repeat protein, with protein MKNRVRKIFMGLSILLFIFPVLVIADEKEATDSTDQLYEKAYGLYNQSKYDEAIQIFEDILKENPKHLKAQVYYGVSLMGKEDFDRAIQELTKALALDEKFPLTHYALAVSFARKKSPDAQKAQEYLDRAKKSGYRVPSWFEQYVERLKTGKILPQKEEKQKQ; from the coding sequence ATGAAAAATAGGGTGAGAAAGATATTCATGGGGCTATCTATCTTATTATTCATTTTTCCAGTTCTTGTTATTGCTGATGAAAAAGAGGCTACAGATTCAACGGATCAGCTTTATGAGAAGGCTTATGGTCTTTATAATCAGTCTAAGTACGATGAGGCCATTCAGATTTTTGAAGATATTCTTAAAGAGAATCCAAAGCATTTAAAAGCCCAAGTTTACTATGGGGTTTCCTTGATGGGAAAAGAGGATTTTGATCGAGCGATTCAAGAATTAACGAAGGCACTGGCTTTGGATGAAAAATTTCCCCTGACCCATTATGCTTTAGCTGTAAGTTTTGCACGAAAAAAGAGCCCTGATGCTCAAAAGGCTCAAGAATATCTCGATCGCGCAAAAAAGAGTGGATATCGAGTTCCAAGCTGGTTTGAACAGTATGTTGAGAGATTAAAGACAGGAAAAATTTTGCCACAAAAAGAAGAGAAACAGAAACAGTAA
- a CDS encoding protein arginine kinase, translated as MISKTAAWLEGSGPDADIVVSSRVRLARNVVGFPFSHWATEDEIKELLETIEKAIRHYPPSPKYLLIRFEDLSEIERKILLERHLISREHAQAKEYRAVTISADEQVSIMINEEDHLRLQVLMSGFQLMNALDLVNKVDDLLEKDLEYAYSPQFGYLTACPTNVGSGIRASVMMHLPGLVMLRQIDQVLQAVTKLGLTVRGWYGEGSEASGNLFQISNQLTLGKKEEEIVQKLEKIIKQVIEHERSARKALLKKDFPKIQDRIGRAFGVLKYAHQISSSEAMNLLSTLRTGIELGVLKGVDLKVVNELFLLTQPAHVQKILGKKLSQKDRDEKRADLIRKMLRDEHLE; from the coding sequence ATGATCAGTAAAACTGCGGCATGGCTGGAAGGAAGCGGGCCCGATGCTGACATTGTGGTTTCGAGCCGTGTGAGGCTGGCCCGCAATGTCGTTGGGTTTCCATTTTCCCATTGGGCGACAGAAGACGAAATTAAGGAATTGCTCGAAACGATTGAAAAAGCGATTCGTCATTATCCTCCTTCGCCTAAATACCTCTTGATTCGATTCGAGGATCTTTCGGAGATTGAAAGAAAAATTTTGCTTGAGAGGCATTTGATCAGTCGCGAACATGCTCAAGCCAAAGAGTATCGGGCTGTGACCATCAGCGCAGATGAACAGGTGAGTATTATGATCAATGAAGAGGATCACTTGCGGCTTCAGGTCTTGATGTCGGGTTTTCAGTTGATGAATGCCCTTGATTTGGTCAATAAAGTAGATGATCTTTTAGAGAAGGATTTGGAGTATGCCTATTCTCCTCAGTTTGGTTATCTCACGGCTTGTCCAACCAATGTAGGGTCAGGGATTCGGGCTTCGGTGATGATGCATTTACCGGGTCTTGTGATGCTGCGTCAAATTGATCAAGTTTTGCAGGCCGTGACGAAATTAGGCTTGACCGTTCGAGGTTGGTATGGGGAAGGATCTGAGGCTTCTGGAAATTTATTTCAAATCTCTAATCAATTAACGCTTGGGAAAAAGGAAGAGGAAATTGTCCAAAAGTTAGAGAAAATTATTAAACAAGTTATTGAGCATGAGAGGAGTGCTCGCAAGGCATTGCTTAAAAAGGATTTTCCGAAAATTCAGGATCGTATTGGCCGAGCTTTTGGGGTTTTAAAATATGCCCATCAAATTAGTTCGTCGGAAGCCATGAATCTTCTAAGCACGTTAAGAACAGGGATTGAGCTAGGGGTATTAAAAGGGGTGGACCTTAAAGTGGTCAATGAACTTTTTTTACTCACTCAGCCGGCTCATGTACAGAAAATCCTTGGGAAAAAACTTTCCCAGAAAGATCGGGATGAGAAGAGGGCGGATTTGATTCGAAAGATGTTAAGAGACGAGCATTTGGAATAA
- a CDS encoding UvrB/UvrC motif-containing protein encodes MQCEVCQKKKATVHYTEIVNNQMVKINLCEGCAKGKGIDIYSKFSVSDLLSGLAEIEETEIAHGTQECSRCGMTYREFKDIGRFGCPECYVAFQDFLKPLFEAIHKASRHVGKVPKRWSKHTSQETELKTLEDELTKAITREAFEDAARLRDRIKELKEAKRRHS; translated from the coding sequence ATGCAATGTGAAGTCTGTCAAAAGAAAAAAGCCACAGTTCATTATACTGAGATTGTTAATAATCAGATGGTCAAGATCAATCTATGTGAAGGCTGTGCCAAAGGGAAAGGGATTGATATTTATTCCAAATTCTCTGTCTCAGATCTTTTAAGCGGCCTGGCGGAAATTGAAGAAACTGAAATAGCCCATGGGACCCAAGAGTGCTCTCGATGTGGCATGACCTATCGGGAGTTCAAGGACATTGGCCGATTTGGCTGTCCAGAATGCTATGTGGCCTTTCAGGATTTTTTGAAGCCTCTCTTTGAGGCCATTCATAAGGCCTCTCGCCATGTCGGTAAGGTGCCCAAACGTTGGTCAAAACATACCTCTCAGGAAACAGAGTTAAAGACTTTAGAGGATGAGCTGACGAAGGCGATTACCCGTGAGGCCTTTGAAGATGCTGCTCGACTCAGAGACCGTATCAAAGAATTAAAAGAAGCCAAGCGGAGGCATTCGTGA
- the ilvE gene encoding branched-chain-amino-acid transaminase translates to MKVYINGQFFKKEEAKISVYDHGFLYGDGVFEGIRVYKNKIFKLEEHMDRLYESAKTILLTIPVSKKELIEAVIASVLENPYHDAYIRLVVTRGVGSLGLDPNQCSRPQIIIIVDKIALYSEETYQDGMHVITVATRRNWAEGVNPRVKSLNYLNNILAKIEALHAGYQEAIMLNQNGFVAECTGDNIFILKQGKLMTPSLENGFLDGITRNAVMDLALPLGFEVSAQTLSRHDLYNADECFLTGTAAEVVPVVNIDGRVIGNGKPGSHTLAIAKAYKELTAREGVMVRKSKIKNQNAK, encoded by the coding sequence ATGAAAGTGTATATCAATGGGCAGTTCTTTAAAAAAGAGGAAGCAAAAATTTCTGTTTACGACCATGGTTTTTTGTATGGGGATGGAGTATTTGAGGGGATTCGGGTTTATAAAAATAAGATTTTTAAGCTGGAGGAGCACATGGATCGTTTGTATGAGTCAGCCAAAACAATTTTACTCACCATTCCTGTGTCTAAAAAAGAGCTCATCGAAGCAGTGATAGCCTCTGTTTTGGAAAATCCTTATCATGATGCTTATATTCGTCTGGTGGTGACGCGGGGGGTGGGTTCTCTGGGACTCGATCCCAATCAATGCTCTCGTCCCCAGATCATTATCATTGTTGATAAGATTGCCCTTTACAGCGAAGAGACTTATCAAGATGGAATGCACGTTATTACTGTGGCCACCCGCAGAAATTGGGCCGAGGGAGTGAACCCAAGGGTAAAATCGCTCAATTATTTGAATAATATTCTGGCCAAGATTGAAGCGCTTCATGCGGGCTATCAGGAGGCCATTATGCTCAATCAAAATGGTTTTGTGGCCGAATGCACGGGGGATAATATTTTTATTTTGAAGCAGGGAAAACTGATGACGCCCTCTTTGGAAAATGGATTTCTCGATGGGATCACACGAAATGCCGTGATGGATCTGGCTTTACCTCTTGGATTTGAAGTTTCAGCTCAGACTCTTTCTCGTCATGATTTGTATAATGCCGATGAATGTTTTCTCACCGGAACCGCAGCTGAGGTTGTTCCCGTAGTTAATATTGATGGAAGAGTGATTGGAAATGGCAAGCCTGGAAGTCATACGTTGGCGATTGCGAAGGCTTATAAGGAATTGACTGCTCGGGAGGGAGTGATGGTGAGAAAATCAAAAATCAAAAATCAAAATGCAAAATGA
- a CDS encoding ABC transporter ATP-binding protein: MNDDCSLIKVEGVKKSFLLGKNSVEVLKKINFSLHKGEFVMIVGPSGSGKSTLLHLVAGLDDISLGRISVLGKDLTQLSDRALSLLRNQHIGFIFQFYHLLPELTAYENIFLPVLLSQHRLSKDALKRMDELFELMGLANRKLHRPQELSGGEQQRIAIARALMNRPQILLADEPTGNLDAANGEAILDLLENLRKTQGLSILMVTHNPEFLKRADRVLYLKDGTIQG, translated from the coding sequence ATGAATGATGATTGTTCCTTAATCAAAGTTGAAGGTGTCAAAAAATCCTTTCTTTTAGGAAAAAATTCAGTTGAGGTTCTTAAAAAAATTAATTTTTCTCTTCATAAGGGTGAGTTTGTCATGATCGTGGGCCCTTCCGGGAGTGGCAAAAGCACCTTGCTTCATTTGGTGGCAGGTTTGGATGATATCAGTTTAGGTCGAATTTCTGTCCTGGGGAAAGATTTGACCCAGCTTTCGGATCGTGCCCTTTCGCTTTTGCGTAATCAGCATATTGGATTTATTTTTCAATTTTATCATCTCTTGCCTGAACTGACGGCTTATGAAAATATTTTTCTGCCGGTTTTACTTTCTCAGCATCGTCTCTCCAAAGATGCATTAAAAAGGATGGATGAGCTTTTTGAGCTGATGGGTTTAGCCAATCGAAAACTCCATCGTCCTCAGGAACTTTCAGGGGGAGAACAGCAGCGAATTGCAATTGCGAGGGCTTTGATGAATCGGCCTCAAATTCTGCTAGCCGACGAGCCGACAGGGAACTTGGATGCGGCAAACGGAGAGGCGATTCTAGATCTCTTAGAAAATTTAAGAAAAACTCAAGGTCTTTCCATTTTGATGGTCACACATAATCCTGAGTTTTTAAAAAGGGCCGATCGGGTGCTTTATTTGAAGGATGGAACGATTCAAGGCTAA
- a CDS encoding lipoprotein-releasing ABC transporter permease subunit has protein sequence MLTRLPFSLFISVKYLRGRHRHRWISLINIFSIFGIALGVMALIVVLSVMGGFDRDLKKRVLGVYSPITVGGDHPIEEPQKVLDLLKGLPEVEAASPFVSGQILARVHEKVYGVFIRAIDPLLEEGTTSIQSYIAQGKFTFDTGSRKRGMIIGNEFAHLFHLKLGDTVELLSPVSIPTPLGLSSHALRFQVTGIFDSGMYEYDLNLIYISLELGEELYALGKSVSGISVNIRDSSDVFQIKQLIKDKIGKTVLVRTWLEMNKNLFRAVVTEKWMMFWILLLIILVAAFNISSSLIMMVMEKVKEVGILRALGATSGSILRIFLFQGFLIGAVGTFLGFAGGIFLSLNLNPIANAVKKWTGFEFFPRDVYYLDKIPALIDIKQSLLIALSALVLSLLAALYPAFQAARLKPVEAIRYE, from the coding sequence ATGCTGACACGTCTTCCATTTTCCTTATTTATCAGCGTCAAATACCTGCGAGGTCGTCATCGCCATCGATGGATTTCCCTGATTAATATTTTTTCTATTTTTGGAATTGCCTTGGGGGTCATGGCTTTGATCGTGGTCCTTTCCGTCATGGGTGGCTTTGATCGGGATTTAAAAAAAAGAGTTTTAGGCGTTTATTCTCCGATTACCGTCGGGGGAGATCATCCGATTGAGGAACCCCAAAAAGTTTTGGATCTCCTTAAAGGACTTCCTGAGGTCGAAGCCGCTTCTCCTTTTGTTTCAGGCCAGATCTTGGCCAGGGTTCATGAAAAGGTCTATGGGGTTTTTATTCGGGCGATTGACCCCCTTTTAGAAGAGGGGACGACGTCCATTCAATCTTATATCGCTCAAGGGAAATTTACTTTTGATACGGGCTCCAGGAAAAGGGGGATGATTATTGGAAATGAGTTTGCACATCTCTTTCATTTGAAATTAGGGGATACGGTAGAACTTTTATCTCCTGTTTCTATTCCTACTCCCCTGGGGCTTTCTTCTCATGCCTTGCGTTTTCAAGTCACGGGTATTTTTGATTCCGGAATGTATGAGTACGACTTGAATCTCATTTATATTTCTCTTGAGTTAGGCGAGGAGCTTTACGCCTTAGGAAAATCTGTTTCAGGGATCAGTGTGAATATTCGCGATTCAAGTGATGTTTTTCAAATCAAGCAGTTGATTAAAGACAAAATAGGAAAAACGGTTTTGGTGAGAACCTGGCTTGAGATGAATAAGAATTTATTTCGAGCCGTTGTCACAGAGAAATGGATGATGTTTTGGATTTTACTTTTGATTATTCTGGTTGCCGCATTTAATATTTCGTCAAGTCTCATTATGATGGTCATGGAAAAGGTGAAGGAAGTGGGCATTTTGAGGGCTTTAGGTGCAACCTCGGGATCTATTTTAAGGATTTTTCTATTTCAGGGGTTTTTAATTGGGGCTGTGGGAACTTTTTTGGGTTTTGCAGGGGGGATTTTTCTCTCTTTAAATTTAAATCCCATTGCCAATGCAGTGAAGAAGTGGACAGGATTCGAATTTTTTCCAAGAGATGTTTATTATTTGGATAAAATTCCTGCGCTCATTGATATCAAGCAGTCTCTTCTCATTGCCCTGTCTGCTTTAGTACTAAGCCTCTTGGCTGCCTTATATCCTGCCTTTCAAGCAGCTCGATTAAAGCCTGTGGAAGCGATTCGATATGAATGA
- the lysS gene encoding lysine--tRNA ligase — MSDVENEYFRQRKEKLSFLLSQGIEPYGRKFVRSHSLSECSSSFNEGLAVKLAGRVIALRGHGKTLFGNLEDRSGKIQFYLKKDLIAEELFTLFGKVDIGDILGIEGELFKTHTGEITVLVKNFVFLSKSLRPLPEKWHGLKDVEIRYRQRYVDLISNGEVRKLFKLRSGIIRHVRKFLDSLDFQEVETPMMQAIPGGAVAKPFVTHHEALDTDLYLRIAPELYLKRLLVGGLEKVYELNRNFRNEGLSRFHNPEFTMLEVYSAYDDYEDMMNLTENLFLNLCDQVIGTREIQGEKEILKFNLPWQRLDYFEAIKIHAGLDALPLENPIPEAKRLGLFVDPQWSNMEVINEIFDKVVQEKLIQPTFIIDYPLELCPLAKTKLTDPTRAERFELFIQGLEVANAYSELNDPLEQAKRFEEKTRESGKDSDLDFVRALEYGMPCAGGLGIGIDRLVMILTGAPSIREVVLFPQLRPE; from the coding sequence ATGAGCGATGTTGAAAATGAATATTTTCGTCAAAGGAAAGAGAAACTTTCCTTTCTTCTTTCTCAAGGCATTGAACCTTATGGGCGAAAATTTGTAAGAAGCCATTCACTTTCTGAATGCTCGAGTTCTTTTAATGAAGGTTTAGCCGTCAAATTGGCTGGGCGAGTGATAGCTTTACGGGGGCATGGGAAGACGCTTTTTGGCAACTTGGAAGATCGCAGCGGGAAAATTCAATTTTACCTCAAAAAAGATCTCATCGCAGAGGAACTCTTTACCCTTTTTGGGAAGGTGGATATTGGCGATATTTTGGGGATCGAAGGTGAACTTTTTAAGACCCATACGGGCGAGATAACGGTCCTTGTTAAAAATTTTGTTTTTCTTTCCAAGTCGCTTCGTCCTTTACCTGAAAAATGGCATGGGTTAAAAGATGTTGAGATTCGCTATCGTCAACGCTATGTCGATCTTATTTCTAATGGGGAAGTTCGTAAACTTTTTAAGCTTCGCTCCGGGATTATTCGTCATGTTAGAAAGTTTTTAGACAGTCTTGATTTCCAAGAAGTTGAGACCCCGATGATGCAGGCCATTCCTGGAGGGGCTGTTGCAAAACCTTTTGTGACTCATCATGAGGCATTAGACACAGATCTTTATTTGAGAATTGCGCCCGAGCTTTATCTGAAACGACTCTTGGTCGGCGGGCTTGAAAAGGTTTATGAGCTTAATCGCAATTTTCGAAATGAAGGTCTTTCTAGATTTCATAATCCTGAATTCACCATGCTCGAGGTTTATTCCGCCTATGATGATTACGAGGATATGATGAATTTGACGGAGAATCTTTTTTTGAATTTGTGCGATCAAGTGATTGGAACTCGAGAGATTCAAGGGGAAAAAGAAATTTTAAAATTTAATTTGCCCTGGCAGCGTCTCGATTATTTTGAGGCGATTAAAATTCATGCAGGGTTAGATGCCCTTCCTTTAGAAAATCCTATTCCAGAGGCTAAGCGATTAGGTCTTTTTGTTGATCCCCAATGGTCTAACATGGAAGTCATCAATGAAATTTTTGATAAGGTGGTCCAGGAAAAATTGATTCAACCGACTTTTATTATTGATTATCCCTTGGAGCTTTGTCCCTTGGCAAAAACTAAATTGACAGACCCGACACGTGCAGAACGCTTCGAACTTTTTATTCAGGGGTTGGAAGTGGCCAATGCCTATTCTGAGTTAAATGACCCTCTTGAACAAGCCAAGCGCTTTGAGGAAAAGACACGCGAATCAGGAAAGGATTCTGATTTAGATTTTGTACGGGCCTTGGAATATGGAATGCCCTGTGCGGGGGGATTAGGAATTGGCATTGATCGATTGGTGATGATTCTAACGGGAGCGCCATCGATTCGAGAGGTGGTTCTCTTTCCGCAATTAAGGCCAGAGTAA
- a CDS encoding TolC family protein, producing the protein MKKSSLIIAIVLLAFAGTFLNAYADERTDFSLQQALDQALESNLSLKVERISPPISKLDIQKNKGVFDPNFSLKSNYDDGRTPLTKQYSIAAGGLLQTQSKTMTSLGELRGKIPLGTQYLLNFKSIRDSSTFNRFDAEYSQVASFTLIQPLLKDFGTGTNTAWIRISKNNFTSSKLKLKQTIIDLVSQVESTYWDLVLAREDLEVKKESLKLAQSLFEQTETKAKIGTVSPLEVVQARAGVATREESLLLAEQAIKLQENNLKKLLFKDMLLHRMTQPIPTEQAQPEYHEASIDERIKWALENRPDLKQMKLELENQNILLKYYQNQSLPRLDLQGTLGLNGLGGGFANALDNTFSEDNPLWGVGINVTYPLGNRTEKANVQQSKLQIKKSLLELKKLEDNIIIDTDTLTSQVATLWKKIQASALSKQYAEEALKAEQKKYEAGISTSHNVLDFEEDLAIAKSNELHSQVDYMKASIELDRTQGTTLETNHIHIFEEE; encoded by the coding sequence ATGAAAAAATCTAGCCTGATCATAGCAATCGTTTTACTCGCTTTTGCCGGAACTTTTCTTAATGCTTATGCAGATGAAAGAACTGATTTTTCTCTTCAGCAAGCCCTAGACCAAGCCCTTGAATCTAACTTATCTCTGAAAGTAGAACGAATATCTCCTCCCATTTCAAAATTAGATATCCAAAAAAACAAAGGCGTCTTTGATCCCAATTTTTCTTTAAAATCAAATTATGATGATGGCCGAACACCTCTAACCAAACAATATTCGATTGCAGCTGGAGGACTTCTTCAAACCCAATCCAAAACCATGACTTCATTAGGTGAACTGAGAGGAAAAATTCCATTGGGAACCCAATATCTTTTGAATTTTAAATCCATTCGGGACTCGAGCACCTTTAACCGATTTGACGCTGAATACAGTCAGGTCGCTTCATTCACGCTTATACAGCCTCTTCTAAAAGATTTTGGAACCGGCACCAACACAGCCTGGATTCGGATATCGAAGAACAACTTCACAAGTTCCAAGTTAAAACTCAAACAAACGATCATCGATTTAGTGAGCCAGGTCGAGTCAACTTATTGGGACCTGGTTCTGGCACGTGAAGACCTCGAAGTGAAAAAAGAATCTTTGAAATTGGCCCAATCGCTTTTTGAACAGACTGAAACAAAAGCAAAAATTGGAACGGTGTCTCCTTTAGAGGTTGTTCAGGCCCGTGCAGGAGTCGCCACCCGAGAAGAATCATTACTGCTTGCAGAGCAAGCCATTAAACTTCAAGAAAATAATCTTAAGAAACTTTTATTTAAAGATATGCTCCTTCATCGAATGACCCAACCCATCCCAACTGAACAAGCTCAGCCTGAATACCACGAAGCATCCATTGATGAAAGAATAAAATGGGCCCTGGAAAATCGACCCGACTTAAAACAAATGAAACTCGAACTTGAAAATCAAAATATTCTTTTGAAATACTATCAAAATCAATCTCTTCCCCGTCTTGATCTTCAAGGGACACTCGGCTTGAATGGGCTCGGGGGTGGATTTGCCAACGCTCTCGATAACACCTTCAGTGAAGATAATCCCCTCTGGGGAGTCGGCATCAATGTGACTTATCCTTTAGGAAATAGAACTGAAAAAGCAAACGTTCAGCAAAGTAAACTCCAAATTAAAAAATCTCTTTTGGAACTTAAAAAGCTAGAAGATAATATCATCATTGACACCGATACGCTCACCAGTCAGGTCGCCACGTTATGGAAGAAAATTCAGGCTTCCGCTCTCTCCAAACAATATGCTGAAGAAGCCTTAAAGGCCGAACAAAAAAAATACGAGGCAGGAATCTCCACCAGCCATAATGTCCTAGATTTTGAAGAGGATCTTGCCATTGCGAAGTCTAATGAACTTCATTCACAAGTTGATTATATGAAGGCTTCAATCGAACTCGATCGAACCCAGGGAACGACTTTAGAGACAAATCATATTCATATTTTTGAAGAAGAATGA
- a CDS encoding sulfurtransferase TusA family protein codes for MYLQKNSEIKNQLNTLGLLCPEPIIETAKRIKKIKKGQVLEILSDDWGMKTDLPAWCKSTGHILIEIKEEKNYLKCQVKK; via the coding sequence ATTTATTTACAAAAAAACTCCGAAATTAAAAATCAACTCAATACCTTAGGGCTCTTGTGTCCTGAGCCCATCATTGAAACTGCAAAAAGAATAAAGAAAATAAAGAAGGGACAAGTCCTTGAAATCCTCTCAGATGATTGGGGAATGAAAACAGATCTCCCAGCCTGGTGCAAAAGTACCGGACACATTTTGATAGAGATTAAAGAAGAAAAGAATTATTTGAAATGTCAGGTTAAAAAATGA
- a CDS encoding endonuclease V, with translation MKIKEIHSWNVSPREAFEIQKNLARQVILSDGPKNVETVAGSDIALDLDREEGIAGIIIYRLRDGIELERVFARSKISFPYIPGLLAFREGPILLKAFQLLKHEPDLVFFDGQGISHPRGLGIASHLGIILDKPTIGCAKSRLIGTYHEPGIDKGCFSPLIDQEKQVGVVLRTRKGVRPIFVSPGHQMNHKSAVDFVLSFCDGYRIPKPTREADRWVGQLKVKSKK, from the coding sequence ATGAAAATTAAAGAAATTCATTCATGGAATGTTTCCCCTCGGGAGGCTTTTGAGATTCAGAAGAATTTAGCACGTCAGGTCATACTTAGCGATGGACCTAAAAATGTTGAAACCGTTGCCGGGTCGGATATTGCGCTCGATCTTGATAGGGAAGAAGGGATTGCAGGGATTATTATCTATCGTTTGCGAGATGGTATCGAGTTGGAGAGAGTCTTTGCACGGTCAAAAATTTCGTTTCCTTATATTCCTGGCTTGTTGGCCTTTCGCGAAGGGCCTATTTTATTAAAGGCTTTTCAACTTTTAAAACATGAACCTGATTTAGTCTTTTTTGATGGTCAAGGGATTTCCCATCCTAGGGGATTAGGGATTGCAAGTCATCTTGGAATTATTTTAGATAAGCCAACCATTGGATGTGCAAAATCACGGTTGATAGGGACCTACCACGAGCCGGGGATAGACAAAGGATGCTTTTCGCCTTTGATTGATCAAGAAAAACAAGTGGGTGTCGTCTTAAGAACAAGAAAAGGAGTTCGACCTATTTTTGTGTCTCCTGGTCATCAAATGAATCACAAGAGCGCCGTTGATTTCGTGCTTTCCTTTTGTGATGGATATCGTATTCCTAAACCAACCCGTGAGGCGGATCGATGGGTGGGACAATTAAAAGTAAAAAGTAAGAAGTAA